The Natronoglycomyces albus genome has a segment encoding these proteins:
- a CDS encoding cytochrome c oxidase assembly protein has product MTTTSTDQVPLTDTRPEAPQGASGCLRFVVLLTALFTATCATAVALQWGGAVDIVELPGLSTADPTVAWTSGFLKLAGNLAAVAAVGLSMAAAFFISGRENAPTRLTAQGWQWMRMAAAAAIAWGIILLIRVPVDYADTFARPLGEVTTEGAWSYATQSDQGQTLLLAAALALVAGILAATALSVSGAVWTALIALAAALPPVFTGHSASSGNHQIAIDSMLLHVIGAVLWTGGLLALFLARAATGKAPTTTGKQRRQRAIPLHLAARRYSHLALLAFSVVAVSGIINFIAREPLESLLTSSYGAIATGKIVLMAACGYLGWWHRRRTLPQLRAGKPRAFARLAGVELVIMAATFGLASALALTPPPGDDTGTVEATTALLGYSLDEPFRWSAVATTWYPNIMFCFLALIAVGSYLAGVRRLRKRGDTWSGVRTWVWIAGWALIVFATSSGIGKYAMAMFSVHMVQHMALNMAGPILIVLGAPTTLALRALRPNVDRGPREWLLSILHSKWVKAISQPLVALAIYMSSLYVMYLTPMFEWAMDSHVGHTFMLLHFLAAGCLFFWVIIGPDPKPRDVSYPAKILIFFISLVFHAIFGLTLMMTTSVIAEPWYTALALEWNADLLDDQQTGGGIAWAFGEVPSLFVLAALVAQWSKSEEREARRIDRVAQRAQESDSPEDDPHEVYNAYLARLAEEDRKRAEAGQ; this is encoded by the coding sequence GTGACTACCACGTCAACCGACCAAGTACCACTGACAGACACCCGACCGGAAGCACCCCAGGGTGCTTCGGGCTGCCTGCGTTTCGTCGTCCTCCTCACCGCGCTATTCACCGCCACCTGCGCGACCGCCGTGGCCCTGCAATGGGGCGGAGCCGTCGACATCGTGGAGCTTCCCGGCCTGTCCACCGCCGACCCGACCGTGGCGTGGACCTCAGGCTTCCTAAAACTGGCCGGAAACCTCGCCGCCGTCGCCGCGGTCGGCCTCAGCATGGCCGCAGCGTTCTTCATCTCCGGTCGAGAAAACGCCCCGACCAGGCTCACCGCGCAGGGATGGCAGTGGATGCGGATGGCTGCCGCAGCAGCTATCGCGTGGGGAATTATCCTACTGATTCGGGTGCCGGTCGATTACGCCGACACATTCGCCCGGCCCCTGGGCGAAGTCACCACCGAAGGCGCATGGTCATACGCCACCCAGTCTGATCAGGGCCAAACCCTCCTTTTGGCGGCCGCGCTCGCCCTTGTGGCTGGAATTCTCGCCGCCACCGCCTTGAGCGTGTCCGGCGCGGTGTGGACCGCCCTCATCGCTCTCGCCGCCGCACTGCCCCCAGTGTTCACCGGACACTCGGCCTCCTCGGGCAACCACCAAATCGCCATCGACTCGATGCTGCTGCACGTCATCGGCGCAGTGCTATGGACCGGCGGCCTGCTAGCCCTTTTCCTCGCCCGCGCCGCCACCGGCAAAGCCCCAACCACCACCGGCAAACAACGCCGCCAACGAGCCATACCGCTCCACCTGGCCGCCCGCCGCTACAGCCACCTCGCCCTGTTGGCCTTCAGCGTCGTCGCCGTCTCCGGAATCATCAACTTCATCGCCCGCGAACCACTGGAATCACTCCTCACCTCCTCCTACGGCGCCATCGCCACCGGCAAAATCGTGCTCATGGCCGCATGCGGCTACCTCGGATGGTGGCACCGACGCCGCACCCTTCCCCAACTGCGGGCCGGCAAACCCAGAGCCTTCGCCCGACTAGCCGGGGTAGAACTGGTCATCATGGCCGCCACCTTCGGCCTCGCCAGCGCCCTCGCCCTCACCCCACCACCCGGAGACGACACCGGCACCGTCGAGGCCACCACAGCACTGCTGGGCTACTCCCTCGACGAGCCGTTCCGCTGGTCGGCCGTCGCCACCACCTGGTACCCCAACATCATGTTCTGCTTCCTCGCCCTCATCGCCGTAGGCTCCTACCTGGCAGGAGTCCGCAGACTACGCAAACGCGGCGACACCTGGTCAGGCGTGCGCACATGGGTATGGATAGCCGGATGGGCCCTCATCGTGTTCGCGACCTCCTCGGGCATCGGCAAATACGCCATGGCGATGTTCAGCGTCCACATGGTGCAACACATGGCCCTCAACATGGCCGGACCAATCCTGATCGTCCTGGGCGCCCCCACGACCCTCGCACTACGAGCCCTGCGCCCCAACGTCGACCGAGGCCCACGCGAATGGCTACTGTCGATCCTGCACTCCAAATGGGTCAAGGCAATCTCACAACCACTGGTAGCGCTGGCGATCTACATGTCAAGCCTCTACGTCATGTACCTGACCCCGATGTTCGAATGGGCCATGGACTCCCACGTCGGGCACACGTTCATGCTGCTGCACTTCCTCGCCGCCGGATGCCTGTTCTTCTGGGTCATCATCGGACCTGACCCGAAACCGCGCGACGTGTCCTACCCAGCCAAAATCCTCATCTTCTTTATTTCGCTGGTCTTCCACGCCATCTTTGGGCTCACCCTCATGATGACCACCAGCGTCATCGCCGAACCCTGGTACACAGCGCTGGCGTTGGAGTGGAACGCCGACTTGTTGGACGACCAGCAGACCGGCGGCGGCATTGCCTGGGCCTTTGGGGAAGTCCCGTCGTTGTTTGTGCTGGCCGCGTTGGTAGCGCAGTGGTCGAAGTCCGAAGAGCGTGAGGCGCGGCGCATCGACCGCGTCGCGCAGCGAGCCCAAGAGTCGGACTCGCCGGAGGACGACCCGCACGAGGTCTACAACGCCTACCTGGCGCGTTTGGCTGAGGAGGACCGCAAGCGCGCCGAAGCCGGTCAGTAA
- a CDS encoding biotin-dependent carboxyltransferase family protein, whose amino-acid sequence MSSIEIVRAGALTTCQDAGRPGWAHLAVPHSGAADKPAWKQANQLAGNPPGACALETTLTGCAFRTYRDVTVVVGGAPCPVTVDDVPVAWGQPVKLPANSVLEAGAPTAGVRSYIAISGGLYPKAVLGSHSTCLLSGLGPAPLRQGDTIPLGPAPARPPYETQWPTPWPGMPAELVLPLHLGPRHDWFSPDSVAVLSRETWEISEHSNRVGLRLTGPTLRRVNEVELPSEGIVTGAVQVPPDGLPIVFGPDHPTTGGYPVIGVVGHEAMAQAAQARVGTPVRFVPLPPPAWSEQGRYAPARRSGTDEAWADT is encoded by the coding sequence ATGAGTTCGATCGAGATCGTGAGAGCCGGGGCCCTGACAACCTGCCAGGATGCCGGGCGACCCGGTTGGGCGCACTTGGCGGTGCCACACTCGGGCGCGGCCGACAAGCCCGCGTGGAAGCAAGCCAACCAATTGGCGGGTAACCCGCCAGGGGCATGCGCGTTGGAGACGACATTGACCGGCTGCGCGTTTCGCACCTACCGAGACGTCACTGTCGTGGTCGGCGGGGCTCCATGTCCAGTGACAGTGGACGACGTGCCGGTGGCGTGGGGCCAGCCAGTGAAACTGCCCGCCAACTCAGTGTTGGAGGCTGGAGCGCCCACGGCAGGGGTACGCAGCTATATCGCGATTTCGGGCGGACTGTATCCGAAAGCCGTGCTGGGCAGCCATTCGACGTGTCTGCTGTCGGGTCTAGGCCCAGCTCCCCTACGCCAGGGCGACACGATTCCACTCGGCCCCGCCCCAGCGCGTCCGCCCTACGAGACGCAGTGGCCGACACCGTGGCCAGGGATGCCAGCGGAACTGGTGTTGCCGCTGCACTTGGGGCCCCGACACGACTGGTTTAGTCCCGATTCGGTCGCCGTGCTCTCCCGGGAGACCTGGGAGATTTCAGAGCATTCCAACCGGGTCGGCCTACGCCTGACCGGGCCAACCCTCCGCAGAGTCAATGAGGTCGAGCTACCCAGCGAGGGCATCGTCACCGGTGCGGTACAGGTGCCGCCCGATGGGCTGCCGATCGTGTTCGGTCCCGACCATCCGACCACCGGCGGCTACCCGGTCATTGGCGTGGTGGGTCACGAGGCGATGGCGCAGGCGGCGCAGGCGCGCGTGGGAACTCCCGTGCGATTTGTTCCCCTGCCCCCTCCGGCATGGAGCGAACAAGGGCGCTACGCTCCAGCTCGCCGAAGCGGCACGGACGAGGCCTGGGCCGACACCTAA
- the pxpB gene encoding 5-oxoprolinase subunit PxpB, giving the protein MDNDDTFRPQFTPLPAGPRGLLIECGTAEAASACYQQVQQHRRSGALDVTDAIPGATTVLLDGVEDTEALAARIRNWAIEQTAREATGHVEIPVLYDGPDVADVAHMWGVSPAEVPDLHSRITYRSAFCGFMPGFAYLEGAPSELHVPRRSSPRTRVPAGSVALAGPWCGVYPRETPGGWQLIGTMVGSRPLFDPTAEPAALLAPGTTVRFIPAVPTRTANEEGNGR; this is encoded by the coding sequence GTGGACAATGACGACACGTTCCGGCCGCAGTTCACACCACTGCCTGCGGGGCCACGCGGACTCCTCATCGAATGCGGCACCGCGGAGGCTGCCTCCGCTTGCTACCAGCAAGTGCAACAGCACCGCCGCTCCGGGGCCTTGGATGTCACAGACGCGATCCCAGGGGCGACAACGGTGCTGCTCGACGGAGTTGAGGACACTGAGGCGCTAGCGGCCCGAATCCGGAACTGGGCCATCGAGCAGACCGCGCGCGAGGCGACCGGGCACGTGGAAATCCCCGTGTTGTACGACGGGCCAGACGTGGCCGACGTCGCGCACATGTGGGGCGTCTCCCCAGCTGAGGTTCCCGATCTGCACAGCCGCATCACCTACCGTTCGGCATTTTGTGGTTTCATGCCTGGCTTTGCCTATTTGGAAGGAGCTCCCAGCGAGCTGCACGTACCGCGACGTTCCAGCCCACGCACGCGGGTCCCCGCTGGCTCGGTGGCTTTGGCGGGCCCCTGGTGCGGTGTTTATCCACGCGAGACCCCTGGGGGCTGGCAGTTGATCGGCACCATGGTCGGTTCACGACCGCTCTTCGACCCCACCGCCGAGCCAGCCGCGCTACTGGCGCCGGGGACGACAGTACGTTTCATCCCGGCGGTGCCCACCCGCACCGCCAACGAGGAGGGGAATGGCCGATGA
- a CDS encoding LamB/YcsF family protein, with protein sequence MAIDLNADLGEGFGRWELTDDHGLLKYITSANVACGFHAGDPSTMRRVCEEAVASGVRIGAQVSYRDLAGFGRREMDVPSEELAAEIAYQIGALRVFAQSAGSDVTYVKPHGALYHRVIRDPEQARAVVEGIKLAAGPRVVLCLTGGELDQLAQEEGMTTVGEGFADRAYGPDGWLVSRSEPHAVHHDPHVVVSQALSIAQHRTVVATNGRPVNVKARSLCLHGDSPGAVAMAASVRQALKDHDIDVEAFT encoded by the coding sequence ATGGCGATAGATCTCAATGCTGACTTGGGCGAGGGCTTCGGCCGCTGGGAACTCACCGACGACCACGGCCTCCTCAAGTACATCACCAGCGCAAACGTCGCTTGCGGGTTTCACGCGGGGGACCCCTCCACCATGCGACGAGTGTGCGAGGAAGCTGTCGCCTCCGGCGTGCGCATTGGCGCCCAAGTGTCCTATCGGGACTTGGCGGGCTTCGGCCGCCGAGAGATGGACGTGCCTTCCGAGGAGTTGGCTGCCGAGATCGCCTACCAAATTGGCGCACTGCGCGTATTCGCGCAGTCGGCGGGCAGTGACGTTACCTATGTCAAACCTCACGGAGCGCTGTATCACCGTGTCATTCGAGACCCAGAGCAGGCGCGCGCCGTGGTGGAGGGAATCAAGCTGGCCGCGGGACCACGCGTAGTGCTGTGCCTGACCGGCGGCGAGCTCGACCAGTTGGCCCAGGAAGAGGGAATGACAACAGTCGGGGAAGGCTTCGCCGACCGCGCCTATGGACCCGACGGGTGGCTCGTGAGCCGCTCCGAACCGCACGCGGTGCATCACGACCCCCACGTAGTGGTCAGCCAGGCGTTGTCGATCGCGCAGCATCGCACCGTGGTGGCCACGAACGGGCGACCCGTCAACGTCAAAGCCCGGTCTCTGTGCCTGCATGGGGACTCACCTGGGGCGGTGGCCATGGCCGCCTCAGTGCGCCAAGCGCTCAAAGACCACGACATCGACGTAGAGGCCTTCACATGA
- a CDS encoding heavy-metal-associated domain-containing protein, whose protein sequence is METTYRITGMTCGHCEGAVKEELSALPEVKDVKVSAAEGTAVVTSEAALDDAAIRAAVDEAGYEVVTSD, encoded by the coding sequence ATGGAAACCACCTACCGCATCACTGGTATGACCTGTGGACACTGCGAAGGCGCCGTCAAGGAAGAGCTTTCGGCCCTACCTGAGGTCAAGGACGTGAAGGTTTCGGCCGCCGAGGGAACCGCCGTGGTCACCTCAGAGGCGGCACTTGACGACGCGGCTATCCGGGCGGCGGTCGACGAGGCCGGCTACGAGGTCGTCACGAGCGACTAG
- a CDS encoding metal-sensitive transcriptional regulator produces the protein MAQYWYSTDKKALQTRLRRVEGQIRGLQRMVDEDVYCIDILTQISASNKALQAVAVELLEGHLGHCVAHAQAEGTEEEAAAKVKEATAAVSRLLRS, from the coding sequence ATGGCGCAATACTGGTACTCGACCGACAAGAAGGCCTTGCAAACGCGGCTGCGTCGCGTCGAAGGTCAGATTCGCGGGCTGCAACGCATGGTGGACGAGGACGTCTACTGCATCGACATCCTCACGCAGATTTCAGCCTCCAACAAAGCGCTCCAGGCAGTGGCCGTGGAGCTATTGGAAGGCCACCTCGGCCACTGTGTCGCGCATGCCCAAGCTGAGGGCACCGAAGAAGAGGCCGCGGCCAAGGTGAAGGAAGCCACCGCCGCTGTCTCTCGCCTGTTGCGTTCCTGA
- a CDS encoding C40 family peptidase: MRYAVVALACGMALLPAGQAAADPSLEEVQADLQERESELAKVIDDFNASQEELKAAEETYEELQEELPELQAVVEESYDSVAQIVSTVYTGGEFAMINSVLGGDPETFADRLGYLQSITELQGDELRHHMDAVNELEERLEEAELLLEQQDEIVNELEEQREEIEAEIAELEDLRSRITPVEEPSYDAPPASGDASVVVQFAYDQLGKPYQYGSAGPNGFDCSGLMKASWAQAGVNLPHNVQMQWNQVSKVSRDQLRPGDIVFYEGMGHNAMYVGDGKIVHAPRTGDVVKVASINIMSIAGYGRP; encoded by the coding sequence ATGCGGTACGCCGTAGTCGCACTCGCCTGCGGTATGGCTCTGTTGCCTGCCGGTCAGGCCGCGGCTGACCCCAGCCTGGAGGAAGTCCAGGCCGACTTGCAAGAGCGCGAAAGCGAGCTTGCCAAAGTCATCGATGACTTCAACGCCAGCCAGGAAGAGCTCAAGGCCGCCGAAGAGACATACGAAGAGCTGCAGGAAGAACTGCCTGAGCTGCAAGCGGTGGTCGAGGAGAGCTACGACTCGGTCGCCCAGATCGTCTCCACGGTATACACCGGGGGCGAATTCGCCATGATCAATTCCGTCTTGGGTGGGGACCCCGAAACTTTTGCCGACCGTTTGGGCTACTTGCAGAGCATTACCGAACTGCAAGGCGACGAGCTACGTCATCACATGGATGCCGTCAACGAGCTGGAAGAGCGGCTCGAAGAGGCCGAGCTACTGCTAGAACAGCAAGACGAAATCGTCAACGAGCTGGAAGAACAGCGTGAGGAGATCGAGGCGGAGATTGCCGAACTCGAAGATCTGCGCTCCCGCATCACCCCTGTCGAAGAGCCCAGCTATGACGCCCCGCCTGCCTCAGGTGACGCCTCGGTGGTGGTGCAGTTCGCTTACGACCAGCTCGGCAAGCCCTACCAGTACGGTTCGGCCGGACCGAACGGCTTCGACTGTTCTGGCCTCATGAAAGCCTCGTGGGCGCAGGCGGGTGTCAACCTGCCGCACAACGTGCAGATGCAGTGGAATCAGGTCTCCAAGGTCAGCCGAGACCAATTGCGACCGGGCGACATCGTCTTTTACGAGGGCATGGGACACAACGCCATGTACGTTGGTGACGGCAAGATCGTGCACGCTCCACGCACCGGAGACGTGGTCAAGGTGGCCAGCATCAACATC